Proteins from a genomic interval of Crassostrea angulata isolate pt1a10 chromosome 7, ASM2561291v2, whole genome shotgun sequence:
- the LOC128192523 gene encoding uncharacterized protein LOC128192523, with amino-acid sequence MWKEISERQWWRLWPFLAVGDTLIGVVILPNFVASYWMGTWLIYDFYLYPDDIRLSAWICYAVGNVCVLICILSQHILRSWFIPKDGKRTWGFLIALHVYKYVMALIGVMQWRGLAYVAVLYTGMTLTSAVVGLIGATILLALLRNHIGILTPPLTMALDPDVVDSFTIPTKFSCEPGLSWKFLLDTLFTVFVVTTFAGFALKGYWILLELGMPVDESDPIDLMDKGLVSLLIFYGLVSIPIIGQYELKKLNKKVEHKHPYLVATIEEVFIAILGMLPMLFWRAVYLIHLSFVPPEYYKVYLWTSHVIGFIGACAMRASTSMIPLGCVSDKEAFQNEFGIFDYRYSRFFLDKRRTIRQQEKEDKLDFSDLS; translated from the exons ATGTGGAAAGAAATCAGCGAGCGCCAGTGGTGGCGCCTTTGGCCATTCCTTGCCGTGGGAGACACCTTGATCGGGGTGGTCATTTTGCCGAATTTTGTGGCGAGTTACTGGATGGGCACATGGCTGATCTACGACTTCTACCTCTACCCTGATGACATCCGTCTGTCCGCCTGGATATGCTATGCCGTTGGTAACGTTTGTGTTCTTATCTGCATCCTCAGCCAGCACATTTTGCGGTCATGGTTCATTCCGAAAGATGGCAAGAGGACATGGGGGTTTCTGATAGCCTTGCATGTTTACAAGTACGTAATGGCGTTAATCGGCGTCATGCAGTGGCGCGGATTAGCTTATGTGGCCGTGTTGTACACAGGGATGACGCTGACCAGCGCGGTGGTGGGATTGATAGGCGCCACCATTCTCCTTGCACTGCTTAGGAACCACATCGGTATCCTGACCCCTCCTCTCACAATGGCACTAGATCCGGACGTGGTGGATTCCTTCACGATTCCGACCAAATTCTCCtgtgag CCTGGACTTAGCTGGAAGTTCCTGCTAGACACCCTATTCACAGTCTTCGTGGTCACCACTTTTGCCGGATTCGCCCTCAAAGGATATTGGATACTTCTGGAGCTAGGTATGCCGGTGGACGAGAGCGACCCTATAGATCTGATGGACAAAGGACTGGTCTCGTTATTGATATTCTACGGCCTGGTATCCATTCCTATCATAGGCCAGTATGAGTTAAAGAAACTGAACAAAAAAGTGGAGCACAAACACCCGTATCTTGTGGCCACGATAGAAGAAGTCTTCATCGCCATACTGGGTATGCTTCCCATGCTGTTTTGGCGTGCAGTATACCTGATTCATTTAAGCTTTGTGCCCCCGGAGTATTACAAAGTATATTTATGGACGTCCCATGTCATAGGATTTATCGGCGCATGCGCCATGCGAGCGTCAACAAGCATGATTCCTTTAGGATGCGTCTCGGACAAGGAGGCGTTCCAAAACGAGTTTGGAATTTTTGACTATCGTTATTCTCGGTTTTTCCTGGACAAGAGGAGAACTATACGACAACAAGAGAAGGAGGATAAGCTTGATTTTAGTGATCTCAGTTAG
- the LOC128192522 gene encoding beta-galactosidase-1-like protein 2, with amino-acid sequence MKPIQIKVKHIVRLVIILFIAVIIWFAGVPSFRHQKFVPMPQNEIQKIYKKIKDGNGKLYQSEGSLRFKNRQFYLDGKPFRIFSGAFHYFRVLPQYWNETFLKMKASGLNTVETYVAWNFHEEIKGSFNFVGNKGLLNVREFIETAKSHGLFVIVRPGPYICAEWEFGGLPSWLLRDTEMKVRSNYEGYLSAVDTYFAHLIPHIQHLQYAKGGPIIAFQIENEFGSYTVDVEHLRKLKKMMKKHGVVEMFFTSDPQIKSWKNGLYPIAYEALPTVNFKHLDEGGQELVDFIEGLGEFPLFVMEYWTGWFDEWGGEHSSDMETPKLKEILTKLLDSGASINFYMFRGGTNFGFMNGAKIYHKHGYKPVVTSYDYMAPLSEAGDTTEKYQVIRELLMKYQENVRHFHGATLKEIPENKEKAAYGTFPINTYLSFEDLLSESEKIESKMILTMEHLTLYHGSGQNYGYILYRKILPKTKTINIKGIMQDRMQVFWNGKEIAAFDWTENLYQIHLDLMTDINIDEKENKLDLLVENLGRVNVRPLNEQFKGIMGEVFTDGSKEELKDWVIYPLDFRSQFLNSVWIHSHYKQLPNFDPSPALYSAEFDIEGTPKDTYLSMEGWTKGIVFINSFNLGRYWKHGPQQRLYVPGSILQNKKANTIRIFEQKKAGKEVVFYNSPTPY; translated from the exons ATGAAGCCGATTCAGATAAAAGTGAAACATATTGTGCGACTAGTCATAATTTTATTCATTGCCGTCATCATCTGGTTTGCAGGAGTTCCATCATTTCGTCATCAAAAATTTGTTCCAATGCCCCAAAATGAAATAC aaaaaatatacaagaaAATAAAGGATGGAAATGGAAAGCTTTATCAGAGTGAGGGAAGTCTTAGGTTTAAGAACAGACAGTTTTATCTAGATGGGAAACCATTTCGAATCTTCAGTGGTGCATTCCATTACTTCAGAGTTCTGCCCCAGTACTGGAAtgagacatttttgaaaatgaaggCTTCTGGCTTAAATACTGTCGAAAC GTATGTTGCCTGGAACTTTCATGAAGAAATTAAAGGCAGTTTTAACTTTGTTGGAAATAAAGGACTTCTCAATGTGAG GGAATTCATTGAGACAGCCAAATCTCATGGCTTATTTGTGATAGTACGTCCTGGTCCATATATTTGTGCAGAATGGGAATTTGGTGGACTTcccag TTGGTTGCTACGAGACACAGAAATGAAGGTGAGGTCAAATTATGAAGGCTACCTCAGTGCTGTGGATACCTACTTTGCTCATCTAATACCACACATCCAACACTTACAG TATGCCAAAGGAGGTCCAATTATAGCATTCCAAATTGAGAATGAATTTGGTTCATACACTGTAGATGTGGAACATTTGAGAAAGTTAAAGAAG ATGATGAAGAAGCATGGAGTGGTTGAGATGTTTTTTACTTCTGACCCGCAGATAAAAAGTTGGAAGAATGGTCTATACCCTATAGCTTATG AGGCTTTACCCACAGTGAACTTCAAGCACCTGGATGAGGGAGGGCAGGAGTTAGTGGACTTTATTGAGGGCCTGGGTGAGTTCCCGCTGTTTGTGATGGAGTACTGGACAGGCTGGTTCGATGAGTGGGGCGGGGAACACAGCTCTGACATGGAGACACCAA AACTAAAGGAAATACTGACAAAGTTACTAGATTCTGGAGCTTCCATTAACTTCTACATGTTCCGAGGGGGCACAAACTTTGGTTTTATGAATGGAGCAAAAATCTACCACAAACATGGCTATAAACCAGTGGTTACCAGCTATG ATTACATGGCTCCACTATCAGAGGCAGGGGACACAACTGAGAAGTACCAAGTCATTCGGGAACTATTGATGAAGTACCAAGAGAATGTTCGGCACTTTCATGGGGCAACTCTGAAAGAAATTCCAGAGAATAAAGAAAAGGCAGCTTATGGAACTTTTCCTATCAATACATATTTGTCATTTGAAGATTTGCTGAGTGAAAGC GAAAAAATAGAATCTAAGATGATATTAACTATGGAACATTTAACACTTTACCATGGTAGTGGTCAAAACTATGGATACATCTTATACAGGAAAATTCTGCCTAAAACTAAAACCATCAACATTAAGGGCATAATGCAAGATCGCATGCAG GTATTTTGGAATGGGAAGGAAATTGCAGCTTTTGACTGGACAGAGAATTTGTATCAAATACACTTGGATCTTATGACTGATATCAATATAGACGAG aaaGAGAATAAGCTTGATTTATTGGTTGAAAACCTTGGAAGGGTTAATGTGAGACCTTTGAATGAACAATTTAAAG GAATTATGGGAGAAGTTTTTACAGATGGCTCAAAGGAAGAGCTTAAAGATTGGGTAATATATCCCTTGGATTTCAGATCACAGTTTCTGAAcag TGTGTGGATCCACTCTCATTACAAACAGCTTCCGAACTTTGACCCATCTCCTGCACTATATTCTGCAGAGTTTGATATCGAAGGTACTCCAAAAGATACCTACCTGTCTATGGAG GGCTGGACCAAAGGCATTGTGTTCATCAATAGTTTTAATTTGGGTCGCTATTGGAAACATGGACCACAACAGAGGCTGTATGTGCCTGGGAGTATCCTACAAAATAAGAAAGCCAACACA ATTAGAATCTTTGAACAGAAGAAAGCAGGGAAGGAGGTTGTGTTCTATAATTCCCCCACACCTTACTAG
- the LOC128192923 gene encoding uncharacterized protein LOC128192923 isoform X1, whose translation MHSLEMTLILKRVNSSIIFGNSYIVDSYKAKMLANQGPREKTEIIAMDFLKQRPKSATMRLRNIDSSLSDHRLRLPSVQSAVSQFVQLSKGNRSAGSRTLAVTLPDPESQCEQIVGEDGAARMRYTHGTPCDADLMSKERFKTMTLLYHELAMDSVDVVFDANNPESRRSCSPRKMIAGSPTLQGMQAQIESLAESFASRCNIPKSRSLPEASFFHSLQSMTSSEDRKASHVQNKPNDNHDKREDDTIVYEKLPPVVTPSIDGNETPVFKDIDATDFKETGSERRHTCRKKSVKIKHGKKSKKKEADDHHDFVVTDGVINPDIHRDAYIRALQDARSKYFRKAQPNSFVTEPYKFSYFDVTNKNEKGKLPKERDFRNYVGMRRIFGDIRLDDYYSLRYTGKYISKKPEVRTLLKDNV comes from the exons ATGCACTCGCTCGAAATGACTCTCATTCTAAAAAGG GTAAATTCAAGCATAATATTCGGAAATTCGTATATCGTTGACAGTTACAAAGCCAAGATGCTTGCCAACCAAGGCCCACGTGAAAAGACAGAAATTATTGCCATGGATTTCCTTAAACAGAGACCAAAATCAGCGACCATGAGACTCCGAAACATCGACAGTTCCCTGAGTGATCACAGACTGCGGCTCCCGTCTGTCCAATCAGCGGTCAGCCAATTCGTACAGCTCAGCAAAGGTAACCGTAGCGCTGGGTCAAGGACGCTCGCTGTCACCCTCCCTGACCCAGAGTCTCAATGTGAGCAGATTGTAGGGGAGGACGGGGCGGCGCGGATGCGTTATACACACGGCACCCCGTGTGACGCCGACTTGATGAGCAAAGAACGCTTCAAGACGATGACGTTGTTGTACCACGAGCTAGCAATGGATTCGGTCGACGTCGTGTTCGATGCAAACAACCCGGAATCTCGTCGAAGCTGCTCACCGAGAAAGATGATTGCTGGAAGTCCGACATTGCAAGGTATGCAGGCTCAGATCGAGTCACTGGCAGAGAGCTTCGCGAGCCGCTGCAATATTCCAAAGAGCAGATCGTTACCAGAAGCTTCCTTTTTTCACAGTCTTCAGTCGATGACGTCATCTGAGGACCGAAAGGCGTCACATGTACAAAACAAACCAAATGATAACCATGATAAAAGAGAAGATGATACAATTGTTTATGAAAAGCTACCTCCAGTTGTGACACCGTCTATAGACGGAAATGAAACTCCTGTATTCAAAGATATTGACGCAACCGACTTTAAAGAGACCGGAAGTGAACGACGCCACACATGTCGAAAGAAATCAGTAAAAATCAAACATGGAAAGAAAAGCAAGAAAAAAGAAGCCGATGATCACCATGACTTTGTCGTCACTGATGGCGTCATCAATCCGGATATACACAGAGACGCTTACATCCGGGCTTTGCAAGACGCCAGATCAAAATATTTCCGAAAAGCGCAACCAAATTCCTTTGTCACCGAACCGTacaaattttcttattttgatgtTACCAACAAAAATGAAAAGGGTAAGCTTCCGAAAGAGAGAGATTTTCGAAACTATGTTGGAATGCGAAGAATTTTTGGTGATATTCGATTGGATGATTATTATTCTCTCAGATATACGGGAaaatatatttccaaaaaaCCGGAAGTGAGGACTTTACTAAAAGACAATGTATAA
- the LOC128192923 gene encoding uncharacterized protein LOC128192923 isoform X2, with amino-acid sequence MLANQGPREKTEIIAMDFLKQRPKSATMRLRNIDSSLSDHRLRLPSVQSAVSQFVQLSKGNRSAGSRTLAVTLPDPESQCEQIVGEDGAARMRYTHGTPCDADLMSKERFKTMTLLYHELAMDSVDVVFDANNPESRRSCSPRKMIAGSPTLQGMQAQIESLAESFASRCNIPKSRSLPEASFFHSLQSMTSSEDRKASHVQNKPNDNHDKREDDTIVYEKLPPVVTPSIDGNETPVFKDIDATDFKETGSERRHTCRKKSVKIKHGKKSKKKEADDHHDFVVTDGVINPDIHRDAYIRALQDARSKYFRKAQPNSFVTEPYKFSYFDVTNKNEKGKLPKERDFRNYVGMRRIFGDIRLDDYYSLRYTGKYISKKPEVRTLLKDNV; translated from the coding sequence ATGCTTGCCAACCAAGGCCCACGTGAAAAGACAGAAATTATTGCCATGGATTTCCTTAAACAGAGACCAAAATCAGCGACCATGAGACTCCGAAACATCGACAGTTCCCTGAGTGATCACAGACTGCGGCTCCCGTCTGTCCAATCAGCGGTCAGCCAATTCGTACAGCTCAGCAAAGGTAACCGTAGCGCTGGGTCAAGGACGCTCGCTGTCACCCTCCCTGACCCAGAGTCTCAATGTGAGCAGATTGTAGGGGAGGACGGGGCGGCGCGGATGCGTTATACACACGGCACCCCGTGTGACGCCGACTTGATGAGCAAAGAACGCTTCAAGACGATGACGTTGTTGTACCACGAGCTAGCAATGGATTCGGTCGACGTCGTGTTCGATGCAAACAACCCGGAATCTCGTCGAAGCTGCTCACCGAGAAAGATGATTGCTGGAAGTCCGACATTGCAAGGTATGCAGGCTCAGATCGAGTCACTGGCAGAGAGCTTCGCGAGCCGCTGCAATATTCCAAAGAGCAGATCGTTACCAGAAGCTTCCTTTTTTCACAGTCTTCAGTCGATGACGTCATCTGAGGACCGAAAGGCGTCACATGTACAAAACAAACCAAATGATAACCATGATAAAAGAGAAGATGATACAATTGTTTATGAAAAGCTACCTCCAGTTGTGACACCGTCTATAGACGGAAATGAAACTCCTGTATTCAAAGATATTGACGCAACCGACTTTAAAGAGACCGGAAGTGAACGACGCCACACATGTCGAAAGAAATCAGTAAAAATCAAACATGGAAAGAAAAGCAAGAAAAAAGAAGCCGATGATCACCATGACTTTGTCGTCACTGATGGCGTCATCAATCCGGATATACACAGAGACGCTTACATCCGGGCTTTGCAAGACGCCAGATCAAAATATTTCCGAAAAGCGCAACCAAATTCCTTTGTCACCGAACCGTacaaattttcttattttgatgtTACCAACAAAAATGAAAAGGGTAAGCTTCCGAAAGAGAGAGATTTTCGAAACTATGTTGGAATGCGAAGAATTTTTGGTGATATTCGATTGGATGATTATTATTCTCTCAGATATACGGGAaaatatatttccaaaaaaCCGGAAGTGAGGACTTTACTAAAAGACAATGTATAA